The Macrobrachium nipponense isolate FS-2020 chromosome 8, ASM1510439v2, whole genome shotgun sequence nucleotide sequence TTTCATGACAAGAGCATGGGGCAGTACTGTAAAGATAAGCTTATGAAATAATGCAGAAATGTCGGGTTCAGCAGGGAAATGCAGCCAGTTTTAGGAACTTGGATTCTGCTCTCGCTGACAGTAACCTCGACTCTGACTTAAAGCAACAAATAATCACTCATCTAAGTGACTTGAAAGCAGAATTCATCAGATACTTCCCAGATATAGATGACAAGCGTGAAGCCTGGAAATTCGTCAGGAACCCATTTCAATGTGAAGTAGCTGATGTTGCTGATGAAGTCCAAGAAGAGTTCCTAGAATTGAAGTTCAACTCTACAGCTAAAGAAGACTTCAAAGATATGGATTTGGAGACGTTCTGGGTCAAATACCTTCCTGTTTACCCTCTGATCTCACATCAGGCTCTTCGGATTCTAACAATGTTTGGATCCACATATCTATGTGAAACTGCATTTTCCACGCTCGTTGCTATCAAAACCAAGTACAGAAACCGCCTGAATGTTGAAGGGGACTTACGTTGTGCACTCTCAAGCATTCGACTACGTATTCAAGATCTGGTAGCTAAGAAGCAGTGTCAAATATCTCACTAACCATGTATTCAAGATCTGGTAGAGCAGTGTCAAATATCTCACTAATGTAATTCATGCTTAGTAAATTGACTAAAaagccatttttattcattttatttctaaatctgggagtgaaatttgtctatagatgcaaggggggcgtggagggaaagAGCTGTtcctagagggggcgtggtagtaaaaagtttaagaaccactgctatAAACCATGCGGTTTCCTTCATTCGTTTTAGTTATTCTTCATTTAAAACAATTCTTTAAACCTAAGCATAATCTATCTACATCTACCTGTGCCCTAGAATGAAACGTACTCGCTTCAGAATTTGGTTAAGTGCTATTTCATTACGACCACTTGCATTGGGTGACCTTCTCTATGCATAATATATGACACTAATACGGCACATGTACGTTTTCCGTTACTGAATTTTACTACATTTATCTGACTGAAGATAATTCATCAACTCCAATCCCTCCCGGACCTCATGACAAAAAATTCGTAATTCTTTAAATTTCTTGTATGTGTTTACCTGCGAGATTTTGTACAAATGCCACTTTGTTAGTTCGCTGTCTTGAGAGGAAAGTCGAGGAGAAAatattttctatgagaaagtcaATTTCAGAAAATGATTTTggttgcttttgatttttcttagttCATAACATAACATACATCTTAGCTGATCTTGACTTATGCTAACCAAATTAACCTAATGTAAGGCACTAAGGTACTATATATGCCCCAACTATAACAATGGATTCAGGTAACTGACTGGTAAGTCTTGAAATGTAACTCAAATGACTTCGTTAAACTacttaacaataacaacaacaggaataaataatagcaaaaataataattagaaaggAATACTGAAGGTtaactgcaaaaaaataaaagaaataaaatcctaataacaaaaacaaaaataaataggaacAATAAAGGCTAATCGCAGTCAGTCTCAAGTGAAAGAAAATCCAAGAGATAGCATCAAAACAAAACTATCTAGAAAACAGAAGTTCTTGGAAAACAGAATATGAagcagagagaagaggaaagcACCACTGAACGTTCCCCCGGTCCCCTTTCGTCTGCAGGTTTTTATTGCAATGCTTAAAAAGAATGTTTCCAAGTCTTGCCCATGAGGGGCTCAGAATCCCATCTGCTTAATTCTGCACAAGGTTTTCATTAAGCAAGGGAAAGGAAGGAACGAAAGGGTCTTGCAGGTAAACGGAACAGAACGAAATATTCATATGGTGgtgtttttttgtgggggtgaggGAAATATTCATATGGTAGTCTTATTTCTTTATGATGATATTATCGCACCCAGACGTCCATTGCCAAGGCATAGATGGACAAAAGGTTTGAAACAgaggaaattaaacaaaaatggaaGCGCTACAGAAGTTTCAAAATAGTTAAATTTGTCCTTATCATCTCTTGAATACATAAACATCAGAGAAAGCACTGACTAAAATGTAGGACTTAACATAAAGCACATCAACTGAATATTTCCCTGAGCAGGGATGTCTTTATGCCGTTATTTACTCGTACGGACATACACAAATAAACAGACACTGCGGGAAGGGCAACaagtataaataagaaataagaaaaatatagaagacTGCAGACTACAATTGAAAGACTAAAGAACGGtacgtatttttatttgttcctggGTATTCGAAAGATTTTCTTCACCGTTTACCTTTTACTCAGGTTATCATATATTTCTTTGTTAGGAAAATGACAGAAGCTTCCATTGAATTATATGTTTAAGGACATTTATTTATAatcgttatattttttttcctttttaagatgAAAAGTATCTGTAAATTTGATCTGCCTGTGGAATTATATAACATTAGAATAACCtaatcccccacccccaccccgacttcccccccccccccccaaccccgtcttctctctctctctctctctctctctctctctctctctctctctctctcttcatgtctATATGGATTTGCTTCACAAATAATGCAACCATAATGAAAGTTTACTGTGACCGTCTCAGTGTCTTGTTAGTTCTAGTGGTTTCTATTTTCCCTCATTGTCAGCACCACGATAATTTTCTCTGTCGGCCAGTGCTGTGGGTATTGTTCATCATTTCGCAAGATcctatttacttctttcactgcTGGATTTCATATCTATCTGTCAATTTGCCTTTTTATCAGCAAAATACCTGCAATAGTTAGTGATGGGGTTGAATGAATTTTCATggatatgtagagagagagagagagagagagagagagagagagagagagagagagagagagagagagagagtattcatttCAGCAAAAAGCTTCCCATTCCAGTGCTGACAAAATATTATGAACAATCATGTCAGAGAAACGTATTCTGTATTTGGAGACCACAGATGGGTAAGGCTGTAAGTAAGTTTATAAAGTAAGTTTCTGTAAGTTCGTTGGAAGCCTACgacggatattctctctctctctctctctctctctctctctctctctctacttggcaACATATCATGAAGTTAGATTTACTCCATCATTTTCATCCAGGTGTTATTCTCAAGTAGAACTTATTTAACTGCTATTTTAATTAAGGCAAGAGCATGTGCATTttaaattgtaataattttcatcttatttatttccttattcagtAAATGTTGGAAACATCAGTCAGTCTTACAAGTTTCCCTGTGTTCACATTGCTTATCATATTTCACTGGATTCCAAACGGGCTTTTCGCAAGCAACAGATGAACATTACTATTTCTCAGttaactctctctatctctccccacACCCTAccccttctcatctctctctcctctctccgatcttctccattctctctctctctcaccttggcAACATATAATGAAGTTAGATTAACTCCTTCATTCTCATCCAGGTGTTATTCTCAAGTAGAACTTATTTAACTGCTATTTTAATTAAGGCAAGAGCATATGCATTTTAAATGGTACATTTGCTGCTACgtttattgtaataattttcctcttatttatttCCTTGTTCAGTAAATGTTGGAAACATCAGTCAATATTACAAAGTTTCCCGGTGGTTCACATTTGCTTATCATATTTCACTGGACTCCAAACGGGATTTTCGCAAGCAACAGACGACATTAGCTATTTCTCAGTTTAACTTCCTCTCCTAGATCGTTTTGTGTCCAAGCAAACATTTTGTGAATGAAATGTATCCAAGCAtacattttgtgaaaaaaaaataaaataaaggatgcaAGCAAGCATTTTGTGAGAAAGAAACGTAACTAAGAAAAacatttgtggaaaaaaaaacgtATGCAAGCatgcattttgtgataaaacgTATGCAAGCAAGCATTTTGTGGAAGAAACGTATGCAAGCAAgcattttgtaaaaaaacaaaaaaaaaaaaaaaaaaaaaaaaaataaaaaaaaaaaaaaaaaaaaaaaaactatccaagcaagcattttgtaaaaaaaaaaaaaaaactatccaaaggcaagcattttgtaaaaaaaaaaaaaaatatccaaagcaagcattttgtaaaaaaaaaaaaaactatccaagcaagcattttgtaaaaaaaaaaaaaaaaaaactatcccaaAGCaagcattttgtaaaaaaaaaaaaaaaaactatccaagcaagcattttgtaaaaaaaaaaacaaaaaaaaaaaaaactatccaagcaagcattttacaaaaaacaaaaaaaaaaaaaaaacctatccaAGCAagcatttttgtaaaaaaaaaaaaaaaaaaactataccaaaGCAAGCATTTTGTAACGAAGAGAAAAACTATCTAAGCAaggcattttgtaaaaaaaaaaaaaaaaaaaaaaaaaaaaaaaaaaaaaaaaaaaaaaaagaaaaaaaaatccaagcaagcattttgtaaaaaaaaaaaaactatctgagCAAGcattttgtaaaaacaaaaaaaaaaaaaaaaaaactatccaagcaagcattttgtaaaaaaaaaaaaacctatccaAAGcaagcattttgaaaaaaaaaaaaaaaaaaccaaaaaaaaaaaaaaaaactatccaagcaaagcatttgtaaaaaaaaaaaaaaaaaaaaaaaaaaactatccaagcaagcattttgtaaaaaaaaaactatccaagcaagcattttgtaaaaaaaaaaaaaaaactatccaagcaagcatttgtaaaaaaaaaaataacctatccAAGCaagcattttgtaaaaaaaaaaaaaaaaaacaaaaaaaaaacctatccaagcaagtattttgtaaaaaaaaaaaaaaaaaaaaaaaaacaaaaaaaaaaacctatccaaaggattttgtaaaaaaaaaaaaaaaaaaaaaaaaaaaaactatccaagcaagcattttgtaaaaaaaaaaaaatatccaagtgagcattttgtaaaaaaaaaaaaaaacctccatccCAAGCaagcattttgtaaaaaaaaaacaaaaaaaaaaaaaaaaaactatccaagcaaacattttttgtaaaaaaaaactatccaagcaagcattttgtaaaaaaaaaaaaaaatacctatccAAAAAGCAagcattttgtaaaaataataaaaaacctatCCAAGCaagcatttgtaaaaaaaaaaatctatccaagcaagcattttgtaaaaaaaaaaactatccaagcaagcattttgtaaaaaaaaaactatccaagcaagcattttgtaaaaaaaaaaaaaaaaaaaaaaacctatccaacaagcaattttgtaaaaaaaaaaaaaaacctatccaAGCaagcattttgtaaaaaaaaaaataaaaaactatccaAGCaagcattttgtaaaaaaaaaaaaaaaaaaaaaaaaaaacaaaaaaaaaaacctatccaAGCAagcttttgtaaaaaataaagaaaaaaacctaCCCGCAagcaatttttcattttgtaaaaaaaaaaaaactatccaagcaagcatattttgtaaaaaaaaaaaaaaaaaaaaaaaaaaactatccaaggCAAGCATTTTGTGAAAGAAACGTACCCAAGCAGCATTTCGTGAATAAACGTATTCAAGCAAGCATTTAGTGGAAAAACTTATCCAAGcaagcattttgaaaaaaaaacaaaagtttaaaacaaaatataggcTACTCAggtaaaatgttttaatgtttatccAAGTCACGGCGAAAGCGGTCTCGTCTTACGAAGCGGCAGCGGAACAAGAAGGGAAAATGTAAAATGGATGTGACCGTCCTTTTAAACGCTGCCTTCAAATGCCTCCGGTGGTTTGCTCCCTTTGAAGAGGTGTCGCCTCCAAAgggcctctttctctctccagcgTTCTGCTGCGGGGCTTGTTTTCAGCAGCTAAATTATGTATAGATGCATCTCTTGCCCCTGAAAAGTGTAGTACACTTTCAAGCAGACTTTGAATTTGGGTTACTGTGTTAtataattaagagaaataaatgcTTGTGCCTAAACAaacacgttcacacacacacacacacacacccacctatatagatatatatatatatatatatatatatatatatatatatatatacatacatatatatatatatatatatatatatatatatatatatatatatacatatatataaaaataaatacatacaaatatctaaatatataatgtagtaaacgcgcacacacatatatatatatatatatatatatatatatatatatatatatatatatatatatatatatatatatatatatataatatagcaagcgcacacacacagagatatatatatatagatatatatatatatatatatatatatatatataatatatatatatatgtttatatatattattatatatgcaatttacttattttgagagattgattgactgattgattgtttctattaaatctggcgtcacaacatctaggttttgagagagagagagagagagagagagagagagagagactgataaataaaacaaaaaatatatacttacatgcatGCATCTGTGTCTGTACACCCATGGACAACATTTTGTTAGCATACATGGAAATTGTTacttctaaggagagagagagagagagagagagagagagagagagagagagagagagagagagagagaggcatacacATTCTGCTACCGAAGATACCTGTGAAAGGTTTTGAAAgtacaaaatacatttattgtaaataaatgacgatcacatatatatatatttgttaaggcactggacaaaatttgtaataagtagaaatcaggtcgataacgagtgacgtgaacaagattggaatgcGAAATAACAGTAAAGTGCCAATTATTTATAGAAGCTTACAAACATTGGAACAGACGAGACAAGCTTACGCATTATAATGTTGCCGGTCGCATTGGTGAGATTGCGAGCGCGCAAATGACCTAGATTAACTCGGTACCACATGACTGTGACGTCAGTGCATTAAAAATAGgacgtgtacatgggaaatggaaacgcacagaatTGACTAGCGTGCGTGCGTTAGTGTGTTCAGTAACGTGCGTATGTCCGTACGTCCATTagaacaaatgaatgagatataagcTCTAGCATGGGaattaatggggcaattagaCGAGAAACTGTCGcagtggtcacaagagactttaGAGATCTGAGGAGACGCGAAGATCCATTGGAAAAGATAGATTCGAATTTACCATTTAAAAcgaattctctagacttgtgttgacagttattgataaGGAATAATGAATAGCGGGACagaagagtaatggtagtttaacgatttttgggatgttctttaaACTCATTTTACTCCATTATCATGTTATCTATCTtgggaaataaatattatattattgtaagagcgggagtttgaattcgcctagagttataataattgattttcagctagctacagagatGACACTCGAAGGGACCATCGAAGGTAGGTTACGCTTtccagttaggaattctctcctattatttagGACGGGGTCACATTGACCCTCGTAACATATTTGATTAGTCAATGCATTATCTGTATATTAAATAATCCTGCAAACAGGATAAATAACAATGATGGGTATAAAACCTTCTGGAGATATTTCCTCCAATAAACGTCACGGGTTGTAACTTCTATCCCATGAGTGAGTTTTTAgccttttttcgtttttcttttttttcagtgtcaTTAACGTTTATGATCCATTTAGCTGCCTGGCCCAATGAGGTTACTATTCTCCCCACACAGGACTCGGGAAAGTCATTCAAGGAAATCGTACAGATTTTACTGGATATTTTTTTACaagaatggaaattttcttaactTTATAAAGGGAAGtttcttatataaataattataatttttcctaAGCTATGAGATGTATTTCGCTCCAGAGTTAGAAAATCAAATATCCAAAAGTTATTAATCTAACCTCATGTTTAAtctcattacaaaaaatatacttttaaattaaataaaacttgaTGATCCGTACACTTATTTACAAGTCTATTACTTCACATGAAAATGATAGCACACAAGTGTAACTTTACGTAGTTAtaagtaattaattaaaaatagtgtCCGTACTTAAGGTACTTTGTGATGCATCTTTTTGTTTCTAACACTGACTGAACTCTTGTCCAACTTACTTAGGAAAACCTCTACTTAGTAAAATGAGAACATTAGATCTACTGCCTTCTTaactataaaattaattatttataacaccaagacttcttcattattttctttcccaTATCTATAGACTTATTTTGACTCGCTGGCTTTGGGATTTATGGTTCTAAAAAGTGATACTTTCAAAAAGAGGATATCTGAagtttgatatttgtattttcTGACTATTTTCAAGTCAAGATTTGATTAGGATTCTGTTAACGGCTTAGTCTGTAAAATACTTTGTTTAAAACATttgatattatacatacatacgcgtttatatatatatatatatatatatagatatatatatatatatatatatatatatatatatatatatatatatatatatatatatacacacatgtgtgtataagtattacataaatacatatgtgcgtatatatacacacacacatatatacctatatatatatatatatatatatatatatatatatatatatatatatatatatatatatatatatatatatatatatatatatatatata carries:
- the LOC135223133 gene encoding zinc finger BED domain-containing protein 5-like, which produces MQKCRVQQGNAASFRNLDSALADSNLDSDLKQQIITHLSDLKAEFIRYFPDIDDKREAWKFVRNPFQCEVADVADEVQEEFLELKFNSTAKEDFKDMDLETFWVKYLPVYPLISHQALRILTMFGSTYLCETAFSTLVAIKTKYRNRLNVEGDLRCALSSIRLRIQDLVAKKQCQISH